CGCTCTTCGGCCGCATGTCCCAGAGCGCCGCCTTGAGCATCGCCACCTTGTCGAGCGCGTCGCGCATGCCCTGCGGCGGTTCGGGCTCCTTCAAAGCGGCCAGCAACTCGCCCACGGTGCGCAGTTGTCCGATCGATTCCTGTCCCATCGCCAAAGCCACCCGGCGCACGGTGCCGAACAGATTGCCGAGCACCGGGATATCGAAGCCGGTCGGCTTCTCGAACAGGATCGCGGGACCGCCGGCCTGCAGCGCCCGCTGGCAGACCTCGGTCATCTCCAGCCTTGGCGAAACCGGGACTCCGACGCGCTTGAGTTCTCCGAGCGTTTCGAGCCGGGACAAGAACTCGCGCAGGTCGCGGTATTTCATATGACCGGTGTGGCCCCGCCATCCATCGGCACGATCGCGCCGGTCAGGTAGGCAGCCCGCTCGGAGGCCAGAAACAGCGCCAGTTGCGCGATGTCCTGCGGTTGCGCGGGGCGCCCCAGTGGAATCCTCGCCTGCAGGTCCTCGAGCACGCGGGCCGGCGGCAGCCCGCGCGCTTGCGCTTCGACCGCGATTCCCCGGTCGAGCCTTTCACCTGCGGTCGGACCGGGATTGATCGCGTTGATGCGCACGCCGAACTTCCCGTGCACGCTCGCGAGGCCCACCGTGGCGAGCATCAGCGCGGCGTTGGCCGCGCCGCCGGGAAGATGGATGGAAGCCGCGATCTTTCCGCCCATGCCGACGATGTTGACCACCGCGCCGCGGCGCCGCTGCCGCATGCCCGGCAGTACCGCTTCGAGCGCGTGCACGTAGGTAAAGAACTTGGCGTCCATCGCGTCGTGCCAGGCGGCGATGTCGAGCTGCTCCGGCGAATAGCGCTTCGCGGCGCCGGCCGAGTTGATCAGCACGTCGGGCGGCCCGAGCTGCTTTTCCACGCGCCTGACCAGCGAGAGCGCGTCTTCGGGACGCGCCAGGTCGGCGACGAAAGCCAGCGCGCGCCCGGCCGGCGCAAGCGATCGCACCGCGCCTTCCAGGTGATCGTGCGAGCGCGATGCCAAGGCGACCCTCGCGCCTTGCTCGAGAAAAGCTCTCGCGCAGGCGAGCCCGATGCCGCGGCTGCCGCCGGTGACCAGCACGATGCGGTCTCTCAATCCAAGATCCATGATCGCCCGAGGACCGGAAGCGCCCCACTATAGGTGGGCGGCCACGGCCTGACAATCGCGCTGCCCGCTCTCAAGTGCACGGCAGCAGAAAGTGCACGGCGATGCCGGCGAACACCGCCGCGCCGACCCAGTTGTTGTGCTTGAAAGCGCGAAAACAGCGCGCCGGGTCGCGGTCCTTGATCAGCCCGTATTGCGTGCCCGCCAGCGCCGCCGCCAGCCCCACGCCGGCGAAGTAGAAAGGCCCCAGTCGCAGCCACCAGCCGAGCAGCGCGAGCGTGGCGAAGAACAATCCGTGAAATACCATGACCGCGGCGACGTCCCATCGGCCGAAGAGGATCGCCGAAGTGCGGATGCCGATCTTGCGGTCGTCCTCGCGGTCGACCATCGCGTACTCGGTGTCGTAGGCGATGGTCCAGAACACGTTGGCCGCCAGCAGCACCCACGCCTCGGCCGGCAGTCGCCCGGTCTGCGCGGCGTAGGCCATCGGAATGCCGAAACCGAACGCCACCCCTAGACAGGCTTGCGGCAGCGCGAGGAAGCGCTTGGTGAAGGGATAGCTTGCGGCCAGCAAGAGCGCCACAAACGAGAGCGCCACGGTCAGCTTGTTCAACTTCAACACCAGGGCGAAGGCGCAAACCGCCAGCACTGCGGCGACCGCCAGCGCCTCGTAAGGCGCGATCAGACCCGCGGCCAGCGGCCGCTCTTTGGTGCGTTTCACATGCGGGTCGAAGTCGCGATCGGCATAGTCGTTGATCGCGCAGCCGGCCGAACGCATCAGCACGGTGCCGAGAACGAAGATCCATACCACCGTCCAGTTTGGATGGCCACGCGCCGACAGCCACAGCCCCCACAGCGTCGGCCAGAGCAGCAGCACAATGCCGATCGGCTTGTCGAGCCGGATCAGTCTCTCGTAGGCATTCAACCGCTCGGCGAGATTCACGGCTGCCCCGACCGGCTCTTTGAAATCGCGGTAAGGATGCCTTGCATGATCGCGAGTGGCGTCGGTGGACAACCCGGAACCGCTACATCCACCGGTATCACGTTGGACACACGCCCACGGCTGGCGTAGCTCTCGCCGAATATGCCACCGGTGCAGCCGCAATCGCCGATGGCCACCACGAGCTTCGGATCCGGCACGGCATCGTAGGTGCGCTTCAGCGCGGTCTCCATGTGCCGCGACACCGGCCCGGTCACCAGCAGC
The DNA window shown above is from Burkholderiales bacterium and carries:
- a CDS encoding SDR family oxidoreductase, which codes for MDLGLRDRIVLVTGGSRGIGLACARAFLEQGARVALASRSHDHLEGAVRSLAPAGRALAFVADLARPEDALSLVRRVEKQLGPPDVLINSAGAAKRYSPEQLDIAAWHDAMDAKFFTYVHALEAVLPGMRQRRRGAVVNIVGMGGKIAASIHLPGGAANAALMLATVGLASVHGKFGVRINAINPGPTAGERLDRGIAVEAQARGLPPARVLEDLQARIPLGRPAQPQDIAQLALFLASERAAYLTGAIVPMDGGATPVI
- the ubiA gene encoding 4-hydroxybenzoate octaprenyltransferase, with the translated sequence MNLAERLNAYERLIRLDKPIGIVLLLWPTLWGLWLSARGHPNWTVVWIFVLGTVLMRSAGCAINDYADRDFDPHVKRTKERPLAAGLIAPYEALAVAAVLAVCAFALVLKLNKLTVALSFVALLLAASYPFTKRFLALPQACLGVAFGFGIPMAYAAQTGRLPAEAWVLLAANVFWTIAYDTEYAMVDREDDRKIGIRTSAILFGRWDVAAVMVFHGLFFATLALLGWWLRLGPFYFAGVGLAAALAGTQYGLIKDRDPARCFRAFKHNNWVGAAVFAGIAVHFLLPCT
- a CDS encoding NADH-quinone oxidoreductase subunit B family protein; the protein is MYQLLKQIVTTGIVTEPAPESDESLRQVEQRLSDIILRHFGRSLSIRHVDAGSCNGCELEIHACNSPYYNLERLGIRFVASPRHADLLLVTGPVSRHMETALKRTYDAVPDPKLVVAIGDCGCTGGIFGESYASRGRVSNVIPVDVAVPGCPPTPLAIMQGILTAISKSRSGQP